The Paracoccus sediminicola genome has a segment encoding these proteins:
- a CDS encoding universal stress protein, with the protein MFTKILVPYDGSKGAQRALDRATEMAKLCDAQLIVLTVYRHHSMLEASLSMVRGSVERGGNLDNEMREAAREAADYAKRRAKEAGHEKVSAFIKAGQPARTIIATCKEKECDLIVVGSRGLGATEGYLLGSVSHKVTGLANCPVLVV; encoded by the coding sequence ATGTTTACGAAGATCCTTGTTCCCTATGACGGCTCGAAGGGCGCGCAGCGTGCGCTCGATCGCGCGACCGAGATGGCGAAGCTCTGCGATGCGCAGCTCATCGTGCTGACCGTCTATCGCCACCATTCGATGCTGGAGGCGTCGCTGTCGATGGTGCGCGGCTCGGTCGAGCGTGGCGGCAATCTGGACAATGAGATGCGCGAGGCCGCGCGAGAGGCGGCGGATTACGCCAAGCGGCGCGCCAAAGAGGCCGGGCATGAAAAGGTCTCGGCCTTTATCAAGGCCGGCCAGCCGGCGCGCACCATCATCGCGACCTGCAAGGAAAAGGAGTGCGACCTGATCGTCGTCGGCTCACGCGGGCTCGGCGCGACCGAGGGCTATTTGCTGGGCTCGGTCAGCCACAAGGTGACCGGGCTCGCGAATTGCCCGGTTCTCGTCGTCTGA
- a CDS encoding TRAP transporter large permease, whose translation MTWAIFGTMIVLLLLGFPMMIPLLAGSLIGFVALFGGFGQLDTMVQQVLAGIRPASLIAVPMFIFAADIMTRGQSATRLIDLVMSFVGHFRGGLAISTAGACTMFGAVSGSTQATVVAVGGPLRPRMLKAGYNDSFVLALIVNSSDIAFLIPPSIGMIIYGVVSGTSISELFIAGIGPGLLILFLFSVYCYFYARRNNVPTEPKSTWAERGTAIRRALWPLGFPAIIIGGIYGGILSPTEAAAACVLYALILEMIVFREMNLTQLYATAKSTGLITAVVFILVGAGAAFSYVISFAQIPQQILAGIGIDQMGQYGVLFTISIAFFVGCMFVDPIVVILILVPIFAPVVADVGLDPVLVGTIITLQVAIGSATPPFGCDIFTAIAVFKRPYTEVVKGTPPFIIMLLSVAVLLIFFPQIALFLRDLAFPD comes from the coding sequence ATGACCTGGGCCATTTTCGGGACCATGATCGTCCTTCTGCTGCTGGGTTTCCCGATGATGATCCCGCTGCTGGCGGGTTCGCTGATCGGCTTTGTCGCGCTATTCGGAGGTTTCGGGCAGCTCGACACGATGGTGCAGCAGGTGCTGGCCGGGATTCGTCCCGCAAGCCTCATCGCGGTGCCGATGTTCATCTTTGCCGCCGATATCATGACGCGCGGCCAGTCGGCGACACGGCTGATCGACCTGGTTATGTCCTTTGTCGGACATTTCCGCGGCGGTCTGGCGATCTCGACCGCCGGAGCCTGCACCATGTTCGGTGCGGTCTCGGGTTCCACACAGGCAACGGTGGTTGCGGTCGGCGGGCCGCTGCGTCCGCGGATGCTGAAGGCGGGCTATAATGACAGCTTCGTGCTGGCTCTGATCGTCAATTCCTCCGACATCGCCTTCCTGATTCCGCCGTCGATCGGGATGATCATCTACGGTGTCGTGTCCGGCACCTCGATTTCCGAACTGTTCATTGCCGGGATCGGGCCGGGCCTGCTGATCCTGTTCCTGTTCTCGGTCTATTGCTACTTCTACGCGCGCCGGAACAACGTCCCGACCGAGCCGAAATCGACATGGGCGGAGCGTGGCACGGCGATCCGACGCGCGCTCTGGCCGCTCGGCTTCCCGGCGATCATCATTGGCGGCATCTATGGCGGCATCCTGTCCCCGACCGAGGCGGCGGCGGCCTGCGTGCTTTATGCGCTGATTCTGGAGATGATCGTGTTCCGCGAGATGAACCTGACCCAGCTCTATGCCACGGCAAAATCGACCGGGCTGATCACCGCCGTGGTGTTCATCCTTGTGGGGGCAGGTGCGGCGTTTTCCTATGTCATCAGCTTCGCGCAGATCCCGCAGCAGATCCTCGCCGGGATCGGGATCGACCAGATGGGGCAATATGGCGTGCTGTTCACGATCTCGATCGCGTTCTTCGTCGGCTGCATGTTCGTCGATCCGATCGTGGTCATCCTGATCCTCGTCCCGATCTTCGCGCCTGTGGTGGCCGATGTGGGTCTGGACCCGGTGCTTGTCGGTACGATCATCACGCTCCAGGTCGCCATCGGTTCGGCCACGCCGCCCTTCGGCTGCGACATTTTCACCGCCATCGCGGTGTTCAAGCGGCCCTATACCGAGGTGGTCAAGGGCACGCCGCCCTTCATCATCATGCTGCTGAGCGTCGCGGTGCTGCTGATCTTCTTCCCGCAGATCGCGTTGTTCTTGCGTGATCTGGCATTCCCGGATTAA
- a CDS encoding maleate cis-trans isomerase family protein → MWRDPHHHRFGLIALSTDMTVEADAARLLPENCRLHVTRIAFDNPTTRENLLKTGPRLRAAADLLVPEVELDGIGFACTSASAVLGDAVHEAIGHRGRLATPGGAAIRGFAALGVGRVALMTPYLAATADLVGDHFEAHGLEVVRRHSMGFEDDRDMALLPADRIIEFALAADDRRAEALFMSCTALPAVAVIDEIEDRLGKPVISANLALFWAMLDAARIPAEGPGRLFGTRTW, encoded by the coding sequence ATGTGGCGCGACCCTCACCACCATCGCTTTGGGCTGATTGCCCTGTCCACCGACATGACGGTCGAGGCGGATGCCGCGCGGCTGTTGCCCGAAAACTGCCGGCTTCATGTGACGCGCATCGCGTTCGACAACCCGACCACGCGTGAAAACCTTCTGAAGACCGGCCCCCGGCTGCGCGCCGCCGCCGACCTGCTGGTTCCGGAGGTCGAGCTGGACGGAATCGGCTTTGCCTGCACCTCGGCCTCGGCCGTGCTCGGAGATGCGGTGCATGAGGCGATCGGGCATCGCGGGAGGTTGGCCACTCCGGGGGGCGCGGCCATCCGCGGCTTTGCGGCGCTCGGGGTCGGACGCGTGGCGCTCATGACGCCTTATCTCGCCGCGACGGCTGATCTGGTCGGCGATCATTTCGAGGCGCATGGGCTGGAGGTGGTGCGCCGACATTCGATGGGGTTCGAGGACGACCGCGACATGGCGCTGCTGCCTGCGGACCGGATCATCGAATTCGCGCTCGCCGCCGATGACCGCCGGGCCGAGGCGCTGTTCATGTCCTGCACGGCGCTGCCTGCCGTCGCGGTGATCGACGAGATCGAGGACAGGCTTGGCAAGCCGGTCATCAGCGCGAACCTCGCCCTGTTCTGGGCCATGCTTGACGCCGCCCGGATCCCGGCAGAGGGGCCCGGGCGGTTGTTCGGGACGCGGACATGGTGA
- a CDS encoding bifunctional 2',3'-cyclic-nucleotide 2'-phosphodiesterase/3'-nucleotidase — protein MKTPIPMSRRGFLTASVAGVGAVMLHPFSARAQAGQAHLRIMETTDLHVHIWPYDYYADTAIDTVGLSRTAALVEAVRAEATNAILLDNGDFLQGNPMGDYIAYERGMNEGDMHPIVTAMNTLGFDAGTLGNHEFNYGLEFLRNTLAGSEFPVVCCNVATEAGETPDQDTTLVPPYTVLERELTDGAGETHPIRIGLIGFVPPQIMQWDRKHLEGNVTARGIVEAAEAWLPKLREEGVDLVIALSHSGIEALPLESGAENASLALAGIEGIDAVLTGHHHLVFPGPDYEGIEGVDASAGTLNGKPAVMAGFWGSHMGLIDLMLERDGEGWRIASHTAEARPIYERDEDRNVVPLVESVAAVEDSVAEEHQATLDYVRQSVGKTSAPLYSYFALVADDPSVQIVTNAQSWYIEQMMAGTENEGLPILSAGAPFKAGGRGGPDYYTDVPAGDVAIKNVADLYLYPNTIRAVKITGAQVKDWLERSAGMFNQITPGEADQTLLNPDFPSYNFDVIDGVEYQIDLSQPSKFDSEGAVANPNANRIVNLTFDGQPIDPEAEFIVATNNYRAGGGGSFPGNDGSTIVFEGPDTNRDIIVRYIVEQGTIDPAADGNWSFKSLDGATVLFETGPKAADYLDAVDGLEIEAAGDGADGFAQYRITL, from the coding sequence ATGAAAACCCCTATCCCGATGAGCCGCCGCGGGTTTCTGACAGCCTCTGTCGCCGGTGTCGGCGCGGTGATGCTGCACCCGTTCTCGGCCCGCGCGCAGGCCGGGCAGGCGCATCTGCGCATCATGGAGACGACGGATCTTCATGTGCATATCTGGCCCTATGACTACTATGCGGATACGGCGATCGATACGGTCGGGCTGTCCCGCACGGCGGCTCTGGTCGAGGCGGTGCGCGCCGAGGCGACCAACGCGATCCTTCTCGACAATGGCGACTTCCTTCAGGGCAATCCGATGGGTGACTACATCGCCTATGAGCGGGGCATGAACGAAGGCGATATGCATCCGATCGTCACCGCGATGAACACGCTCGGCTTCGATGCGGGCACGCTCGGGAATCACGAATTCAACTATGGGCTGGAATTCCTGCGCAACACGCTTGCGGGTTCCGAGTTTCCGGTCGTGTGCTGCAACGTCGCGACCGAGGCGGGTGAGACGCCGGATCAGGACACGACACTTGTGCCGCCATACACGGTTCTCGAACGTGAGCTGACCGACGGCGCAGGTGAAACCCATCCGATCCGCATCGGGCTGATCGGCTTCGTGCCGCCGCAGATCATGCAATGGGACCGCAAGCATCTGGAGGGCAATGTCACCGCACGCGGCATCGTCGAGGCCGCCGAGGCCTGGCTGCCCAAGCTGCGCGAGGAAGGCGTCGATCTTGTCATCGCGCTGTCTCATTCCGGGATCGAGGCACTGCCGCTGGAGTCCGGGGCCGAGAACGCTTCGCTGGCGCTTGCCGGGATCGAGGGGATCGACGCGGTGCTGACCGGGCATCACCACCTGGTGTTCCCCGGACCGGATTACGAAGGGATCGAGGGCGTCGATGCGTCGGCCGGAACCCTGAACGGCAAGCCTGCGGTCATGGCCGGGTTCTGGGGCAGCCATATGGGTCTGATCGACCTCATGCTGGAACGCGACGGCGAGGGCTGGCGGATCGCCAGCCACACGGCCGAGGCCCGCCCGATCTATGAGCGCGACGAGGATCGCAACGTCGTGCCTCTGGTCGAAAGCGTCGCGGCGGTCGAAGACAGCGTGGCCGAGGAACATCAGGCGACGCTGGATTATGTCCGGCAATCGGTCGGCAAGACCTCGGCGCCGCTCTACAGCTATTTCGCGCTCGTCGCCGATGATCCAAGCGTGCAGATCGTTACCAATGCGCAAAGCTGGTATATCGAACAGATGATGGCCGGGACCGAGAATGAGGGCCTGCCGATCCTCTCGGCGGGTGCGCCGTTCAAGGCGGGCGGTCGCGGCGGGCCAGATTACTATACCGATGTTCCGGCGGGCGATGTCGCGATCAAGAACGTGGCGGATCTGTATCTTTACCCGAACACGATCCGCGCGGTGAAGATTACCGGCGCGCAGGTCAAGGACTGGCTGGAACGCAGCGCCGGCATGTTCAATCAGATCACCCCCGGAGAGGCGGATCAGACTCTGCTGAACCCGGATTTCCCGAGCTATAATTTCGACGTGATCGACGGGGTCGAATACCAGATCGACCTCTCGCAACCCTCGAAATTCGACAGCGAGGGCGCAGTCGCGAATCCCAACGCAAATCGCATCGTGAACCTGACCTTCGATGGCCAGCCCATCGATCCGGAGGCCGAATTCATCGTCGCCACCAACAACTACCGCGCGGGCGGCGGTGGCAGCTTCCCCGGCAATGATGGCTCGACCATCGTCTTCGAAGGGCCTGATACCAATCGCGACATCATCGTGCGCTATATCGTCGAGCAGGGAACCATCGACCCGGCGGCGGATGGCAACTGGTCCTTCAAATCCTTGGACGGCGCAACGGTGCTGTTCGAGACCGGACCGAAAGCCGCGGATTATCTCGATGCCGTCGACGGTCTGGAGATCGAGGCTGCGGGTGACGGCGCTGACGGGTTTGCGCAATACCGCATCACGCTCTGA
- the doeB gene encoding N(2)-acetyl-L-2,4-diaminobutanoate deacetylase DoeB, with protein sequence MTANPIRPTISLDAQGKAHGFLRLPYSRNDSAWGSVMIPLTVIGNGEGPTALLTGGNHGDEYEGPIALQQLAWEIEPEQVSGRIIIVPYMNYPAFRAGTRVSPLDGVNLNRAFPGRPDGSVSQKIAHYFSETLVPLADVVLDYHSGGKTLDFLPYAAAHYLDDKDQQRKCVEAVKAFGAPYSMMMLEIDAVGMFDTTVEEKGKVFVTTELGGGGTATARSAEIAVRGARNLLRHAGILSGEVETSKSVMLDMPGDDCFHFAERDGLMHPLADLGETVRAGQPIAQIWPADRSGSAPIQIAANRDGILAARHFPGLVQMGDCLTVIAVA encoded by the coding sequence ATGACCGCGAACCCGATCCGCCCGACGATTTCGCTCGACGCGCAGGGCAAGGCGCACGGCTTTTTGCGCCTGCCCTATAGCCGCAATGACAGCGCCTGGGGCAGTGTGATGATCCCGCTGACGGTGATCGGCAATGGCGAGGGTCCGACGGCGCTGCTGACCGGCGGCAATCACGGCGATGAATATGAGGGCCCCATCGCGCTGCAACAGCTCGCATGGGAGATCGAGCCCGAGCAGGTTTCGGGCCGGATCATCATCGTGCCTTATATGAACTATCCCGCCTTCCGCGCCGGAACGCGGGTCAGCCCGCTGGATGGTGTCAACCTGAACCGCGCTTTTCCGGGCAGGCCCGACGGCTCGGTCAGCCAGAAGATCGCCCATTATTTCAGCGAGACGCTTGTGCCGCTGGCGGATGTGGTTCTGGATTATCATTCGGGCGGCAAGACGCTGGATTTCCTCCCCTACGCGGCGGCACATTATCTGGATGACAAGGACCAGCAGAGAAAATGTGTCGAAGCCGTCAAAGCCTTCGGCGCGCCCTACAGCATGATGATGCTGGAGATCGACGCGGTCGGCATGTTCGACACCACCGTCGAGGAAAAGGGGAAGGTGTTCGTTACCACCGAACTCGGCGGTGGCGGGACGGCTACGGCCCGCTCGGCGGAGATTGCCGTTCGCGGCGCGAGAAATCTGCTGCGCCATGCCGGTATCCTCTCCGGCGAGGTCGAGACATCGAAGAGCGTCATGCTGGACATGCCCGGCGACGACTGTTTCCACTTTGCCGAACGTGACGGGCTGATGCACCCGCTGGCGGATCTTGGCGAGACGGTCCGCGCGGGTCAGCCCATCGCGCAAATCTGGCCTGCCGACCGCAGCGGCAGCGCGCCGATCCAGATTGCCGCGAACCGCGACGGCATCCTTGCCGCGCGGCATTTTCCGGGACTCGTCCAGATGGGCGACTGCCTCACGGTGATCGCCGTTGCGTGA
- the doeA gene encoding ectoine hydrolase DoeA (DoeA (degradation of ectoine A) is also called EutD (ectoine utilization D).) translates to MPELQRTPERFSTAEYERRLRQTRESMEKLGLDLLIVSDPSNMAWLTGYDGWSFYVHQCVIVGPTGQPIWFGRGQDANGALRTVWMSDDHIIGYPDYYVQSVERHPMDYLWATLADKGWHRGFIGVEMDNYWYSAKAHARLSYGLPEAEILDATGLVNWQRAVKSDEELSYMRKAARLVERMHRRIADKVEVGMRKCDLVAEIYDAGLRYDEWEGHGGDYPAIVPLLPSGPDAAAPHLTWDDMPMKKDEGTFFEIAGCYQRYHCPLSRTIFLGTPPKAMLEAEKAVLEGMDAGLDAARAGNSCEDIAAAFFTVLDRYGIVKDNRTGYPIGLSYPPDWGERTMSLRRGDRTELKPGMTFHFMTGLWMEDWGYETTESLIITDGEPELFCSLPRRMLVKS, encoded by the coding sequence ATGCCTGAACTGCAAAGGACGCCGGAACGGTTCTCGACCGCCGAATATGAACGCCGCCTGCGCCAGACGCGCGAAAGCATGGAGAAGCTCGGGCTGGACCTGCTGATCGTCAGCGATCCGTCCAATATGGCCTGGCTGACCGGCTATGACGGGTGGTCCTTCTATGTGCATCAATGTGTGATCGTCGGCCCGACCGGCCAGCCGATCTGGTTCGGGCGTGGTCAGGACGCCAACGGCGCGCTGCGCACCGTCTGGATGAGCGACGATCACATCATCGGCTATCCCGATTACTATGTGCAGTCGGTGGAACGGCACCCGATGGACTATCTCTGGGCGACGTTGGCCGACAAGGGCTGGCATCGCGGCTTCATCGGCGTCGAGATGGATAATTACTGGTATTCGGCCAAGGCCCATGCCCGGCTGAGCTATGGCCTGCCCGAGGCGGAGATCCTCGATGCGACCGGGCTGGTGAACTGGCAACGCGCGGTCAAATCCGACGAAGAGCTATCCTATATGCGCAAGGCGGCCCGGCTGGTCGAAAGGATGCATCGCCGCATCGCCGACAAGGTCGAGGTCGGGATGCGAAAATGCGATCTCGTCGCCGAGATCTACGATGCCGGGCTGCGCTATGACGAATGGGAGGGGCATGGCGGAGACTATCCGGCCATCGTGCCGCTGCTGCCGTCCGGGCCGGATGCCGCCGCGCCGCATCTGACCTGGGACGACATGCCGATGAAGAAGGATGAGGGCACGTTCTTCGAGATCGCCGGCTGCTATCAGCGCTATCACTGCCCGCTTTCGCGCACGATCTTTCTCGGCACTCCGCCAAAGGCAATGCTGGAGGCGGAAAAGGCGGTGCTCGAGGGCATGGATGCCGGGCTCGACGCCGCTCGCGCGGGCAATAGCTGCGAAGACATCGCGGCAGCGTTCTTCACCGTGCTGGACCGCTACGGCATCGTGAAGGACAACCGCACCGGCTATCCGATCGGCCTGTCCTACCCGCCGGACTGGGGCGAGCGCACCATGTCCCTGCGCCGCGGCGACCGGACCGAGTTGAAACCGGGTATGACCTTCCACTTCATGACCGGGTTGTGGATGGAGGATTGGGGCTATGAGACGACCGAGTCGCTCATCATCACCGACGGCGAACCCGAGCTGTTCTGCTCGCTGCCCCGCCGGATGCTGGTGAAGTCATGA
- a CDS encoding Hint domain-containing protein, producing the protein MQQLTIQQIYLGKHADLDPKEYGDGDQDGFNENETVPSFKPGVVFDETSMKLVEITQNDTVLDDDPLRLEENDDWDHPTTPVRGDSYTYDAGDGAGEVTSYVDSVFQWEVTIISASGDVYKPTLSFVQLEDGSIFTNSSEYFDDWAIQSIRLDAPGRRDFYGSDVGRSIDNLEIVCYARGTMIASGGSDAPVETLKIGDLVDTVDRGPAPILWIGRRRLEAIELARHPHLRPIRIRAGALGPDLPVQDLLVSPQHRILVRGAIPTRMFGQQEVLVAAKQLLALDGVEICDDSDGVEYFHLLLADHQLVLANGAPAETLFTGVAALEAMTEEQTRELTDLFPEIAGLYPAQAAMRLAPAPVRLIAPGRRARQLAARMKQNHKLPLAC; encoded by the coding sequence ATGCAACAGCTCACCATCCAGCAAATCTATCTGGGTAAACATGCCGATCTCGACCCCAAGGAATATGGCGACGGAGATCAGGACGGGTTCAACGAGAATGAAACAGTGCCGAGCTTCAAGCCCGGAGTCGTCTTTGACGAAACCTCGATGAAGCTGGTCGAGATCACGCAGAATGATACGGTTCTTGATGACGACCCGTTGCGGCTCGAAGAAAACGACGACTGGGACCATCCTACGACCCCGGTCCGCGGTGACAGCTATACCTATGACGCAGGCGACGGTGCCGGTGAGGTGACCTCTTATGTCGATTCCGTCTTTCAATGGGAGGTGACGATCATCTCGGCCTCGGGAGACGTCTACAAGCCGACGCTTTCCTTTGTGCAGCTTGAGGATGGTTCGATCTTCACCAATTCCAGCGAATATTTCGACGATTGGGCGATCCAGTCGATCCGGCTCGACGCTCCTGGAAGGCGGGATTTCTATGGTTCCGACGTTGGGCGCAGCATCGATAATCTTGAGATTGTTTGCTATGCGCGCGGCACGATGATCGCGTCGGGCGGGTCGGACGCACCGGTGGAGACGCTGAAAATCGGCGATCTCGTCGATACCGTGGATCGGGGGCCGGCCCCGATCTTGTGGATCGGTCGCCGCCGGTTGGAAGCGATCGAGCTGGCCCGTCATCCGCATCTGCGCCCGATCCGGATCCGGGCTGGCGCGCTTGGGCCCGATCTGCCGGTGCAGGATCTTCTGGTGTCGCCACAGCACCGAATCTTGGTGCGGGGCGCCATACCGACACGCATGTTCGGCCAGCAAGAGGTGCTCGTTGCGGCGAAGCAGCTTTTGGCGCTCGATGGGGTAGAGATCTGCGACGACAGTGACGGGGTCGAGTATTTCCATCTGTTGCTGGCCGATCATCAGCTCGTTCTGGCCAATGGCGCGCCTGCCGAAACCCTTTTCACCGGGGTGGCGGCGCTTGAGGCCATGACCGAGGAACAAACCCGCGAGCTTACCGATCTCTTCCCCGAAATCGCCGGCCTGTATCCCGCCCAGGCTGCGATGCGACTGGCGCCCGCGCCGGTCAGGCTGATCGCGCCGGGCAGGCGGGCGCGGCAGCTGGCAGCACGGATGAAGCAGAACCATAAACTGCCGCTCGCCTGCTGA
- a CDS encoding TRAP transporter small permease: MTLDDKHAPKPDPDVLAAAEVASVDDDIDDSKYVSGLPGFLGVIDVAIARIEAVLLALGVLAMAINTMANVVGRLIGRTIFFSEELNQALIILITFAGISYAARHGRHIRMSAFFDAMPFRPRKLLMIFIAAVTAAMMFLLTWYSFSYVLEQASRGRVLPAMQIPQWWIIVWAPLGFLLTGIQYTLAAIKNLIDKDIWLSTSTVEGYDDSAEEEV; encoded by the coding sequence ATGACGCTTGACGACAAGCACGCACCGAAGCCCGATCCAGATGTTCTTGCCGCCGCCGAAGTCGCCTCCGTTGACGACGATATCGACGATTCCAAATATGTGTCCGGCCTGCCCGGCTTTCTGGGCGTCATCGATGTTGCCATTGCCCGGATCGAGGCGGTGCTGTTGGCGCTCGGCGTGCTGGCCATGGCGATCAACACGATGGCCAATGTCGTCGGCCGCCTGATCGGACGCACCATTTTCTTTAGCGAAGAGCTGAATCAGGCGCTTATCATCCTGATCACCTTTGCCGGGATCTCTTATGCGGCGCGGCACGGTCGGCACATCCGCATGTCGGCATTCTTCGATGCCATGCCGTTCCGTCCCCGCAAGCTGCTGATGATCTTCATCGCGGCTGTGACGGCGGCGATGATGTTCCTGCTGACCTGGTATTCCTTTAGCTACGTGCTGGAACAGGCCTCGCGCGGGCGGGTCCTTCCCGCGATGCAGATCCCGCAATGGTGGATCATCGTCTGGGCGCCGCTCGGTTTCCTGCTGACCGGCATCCAGTACACGCTCGCGGCGATCAAGAACCTGATCGACAAGGATATCTGGCTGTCGACGAGCACTGTTGAAGGCTATGATGACAGCGCGGAAGAGGAGGTCTGA
- the eutB gene encoding hydroxyectoine utilization dehydratase EutB — MVNPREVVPDDVYAAAERIRDMVRLTPFRASPSLTRLAGGPVWLKCEHRQETGAFKLRGASNAAARLGDVAGVTTASTGNHGRALAHAARHLGLPAVICVSKLVPQNKLDAITALGAEARVVGVSQDEAFHEARRLRREEGFALIPPFDHPDVIAGQGTLGLEIIDQVPDAAAIAVPLSGGGLLAGVALAAKSLRPDIRIIGISMERGAAMAASLKAGHPVEVEELETLADSLGGGIGLENRYSFRMVRDLMDELILLSEDEIASGIRHLALEDHEKVEGAAAVGAGAVLAGKLRSEGPLVLILSGENIDPARHAAIVRGEK; from the coding sequence ATGGTGAACCCCCGCGAGGTCGTGCCCGACGATGTTTACGCCGCAGCCGAGCGTATCCGGGACATGGTACGGCTCACCCCGTTTCGTGCCTCTCCCAGCCTGACGCGGCTGGCGGGCGGGCCGGTCTGGCTGAAATGCGAACATCGTCAGGAAACCGGCGCTTTCAAGCTTCGCGGCGCCTCCAATGCGGCGGCGCGGCTTGGCGATGTGGCGGGCGTCACCACGGCCTCGACCGGCAATCACGGCCGCGCGCTTGCTCATGCCGCGCGACATCTGGGTCTGCCGGCGGTGATCTGTGTCTCGAAACTGGTGCCGCAGAATAAGCTGGACGCGATCACCGCGCTCGGAGCCGAGGCGCGCGTGGTCGGGGTATCGCAGGACGAAGCATTTCACGAGGCGCGACGCCTGCGCCGGGAAGAAGGCTTTGCGCTGATTCCGCCCTTCGACCATCCCGATGTCATCGCCGGGCAGGGCACGCTGGGGCTCGAGATCATCGACCAGGTCCCCGATGCCGCCGCCATCGCGGTGCCGCTGTCGGGCGGGGGATTGCTGGCCGGGGTTGCGCTCGCGGCGAAATCGCTGCGCCCGGATATCCGCATCATCGGCATCAGCATGGAACGGGGCGCGGCAATGGCGGCCAGCCTCAAGGCCGGGCACCCTGTCGAGGTCGAGGAGCTGGAAACGCTCGCCGACAGTCTCGGCGGCGGGATCGGGCTGGAGAACCGCTACAGCTTCCGCATGGTTCGTGACCTCATGGACGAGCTGATCTTGCTGAGCGAAGATGAAATCGCTTCCGGCATCCGCCATCTTGCGCTTGAGGATCACGAAAAGGTCGAGGGCGCGGCGGCTGTCGGGGCAGGCGCGGTGCTGGCGGGCAAGCTGCGCAGCGAAGGCCCTCTGGTGCTGATCCTGTCGGGCGAAAATATCGATCCGGCTCGCCACGCCGCCATTGTCAGAGGTGAGAAATGA
- a CDS encoding cyclodeaminase, with protein sequence MSEIRILQEDELRSRVTLDAEAIAVVERAFARLAEGGVEMPPVLSMHLPEVNGEVDVKTAYVPGLPGFAVKISPGFFDNPAKGLPSTSGLMVVLSSETGRVQAVLLDNGYLTDLRTAAAGGVAAKHLAREDASRAAIFGAGLQARMQLQALRLVRPISEAVIWARDPAKAQALAAAMTGEGLAVRAEADPEAAASWADIIVTTTPASQPILKAEWLRPGQHVTAMGSDQDGKNELDPLCLDRADLYVADRVSQTQSLGELQAALSAGIIADTTEIPELGQIINGQHRGRIAPDQITIADLTGTGVQDTAIATHALNALSKDR encoded by the coding sequence ATGAGCGAGATCCGCATCCTGCAGGAGGACGAGCTTCGGTCGCGCGTGACGCTGGACGCCGAAGCGATCGCGGTGGTCGAACGGGCCTTCGCGCGGCTGGCCGAGGGCGGTGTCGAGATGCCGCCGGTGCTGTCCATGCATCTGCCGGAGGTGAATGGCGAGGTGGATGTCAAAACGGCCTATGTGCCGGGGCTGCCCGGTTTTGCGGTCAAGATCTCGCCCGGGTTTTTCGACAACCCTGCCAAGGGACTGCCCTCGACCTCCGGGCTGATGGTGGTGCTGTCCTCGGAAACCGGGCGGGTTCAGGCGGTGCTTCTCGATAACGGCTATCTCACCGATCTGCGCACGGCGGCCGCCGGCGGCGTGGCCGCGAAGCATCTTGCGCGGGAGGATGCCAGCCGCGCTGCCATCTTCGGTGCGGGGTTGCAGGCGCGGATGCAGTTGCAGGCGCTTCGGCTTGTGCGCCCGATCTCCGAGGCGGTGATCTGGGCGCGCGATCCGGCGAAGGCGCAGGCTCTTGCCGCTGCGATGACTGGTGAAGGGCTGGCGGTCCGTGCCGAGGCCGATCCCGAGGCGGCAGCCTCATGGGCCGATATCATCGTCACAACAACCCCCGCCAGCCAGCCCATCCTCAAGGCGGAATGGCTGCGGCCCGGCCAGCATGTCACGGCGATGGGCAGCGATCAGGACGGCAAGAACGAGCTGGACCCGCTTTGCCTCGACCGCGCCGATCTTTATGTCGCCGATCGGGTCAGCCAGACTCAGTCGCTCGGTGAATTGCAGGCCGCGCTCAGCGCCGGGATCATCGCGGATACGACCGAAATTCCCGAGCTCGGCCAGATCATCAACGGCCAGCACCGCGGCCGCATCGCGCCCGATCAGATCACCATCGCCGACCTGACAGGGACCGGCGTGCAGGACACCGCCATCGCAACCCACGCGCTGAATGCGCTATCGAAAGATCGCTGA